A window from uncultured Desulfobacter sp. encodes these proteins:
- a CDS encoding SapC family protein, translating to MFTKLEPLEKTKHQALRFSKSQDFSFSNNTSAVQLSFSEIPQACQYYPIVFPKDGVCLPMALLGIAEGENAYATSRGEWKVPYIPFSIRMYPFTLVKTGAQEETFALCIDPDAPHFASGMGDPMFTADGEANEFTQGILKALTQYQKEIAGTQALFAVLADKELIVDRKIEFNVNGTKRGIDGFKGVDMEKLITMDDAFLANLVRKGTLSLVYSHLQSLSKFGLLFQKNESTASGS from the coding sequence ATGTTTACTAAACTTGAACCACTAGAGAAAACAAAACACCAGGCGCTCAGATTTTCAAAAAGCCAGGATTTTTCTTTTTCAAACAACACATCGGCAGTCCAGCTTTCCTTTTCAGAAATCCCCCAGGCCTGCCAATACTATCCCATTGTTTTCCCCAAAGACGGTGTTTGTCTGCCCATGGCACTGCTTGGCATCGCAGAAGGGGAGAATGCCTATGCGACTTCCCGGGGAGAATGGAAAGTGCCGTATATTCCCTTCAGCATCCGGATGTACCCCTTTACCCTGGTCAAAACCGGAGCCCAGGAAGAGACGTTTGCTCTCTGCATTGACCCGGACGCCCCGCATTTTGCTTCCGGCATGGGAGACCCCATGTTTACGGCTGATGGAGAAGCCAATGAATTTACCCAAGGTATTCTTAAGGCATTAACTCAATATCAAAAGGAAATAGCGGGTACCCAGGCCCTTTTTGCTGTCTTGGCAGACAAGGAACTGATCGTGGACCGGAAAATCGAATTCAATGTAAACGGTACAAAAAGGGGGATTGACGGATTCAAAGGGGTGGACATGGAAAAACTGATCACCATGGACGATGCCTTTTTGGCTAATCTGGTCAGAAAAGGAACTCTTTCCTTGGTTTACAGCCATCTGCAGTCTCTTTCAAAATTTGGACTGCTATTTCAAAAAAATGAGTCCACAGCATCCGGATCCTGA